The Hevea brasiliensis isolate MT/VB/25A 57/8 chromosome 1, ASM3005281v1, whole genome shotgun sequence genome has a window encoding:
- the LOC110660919 gene encoding CSC1-like protein At3g54510 isoform X1 gives MKPGSLIASATINFGLALIVLSLFSIFKKQPSNAPIYYARRLSKRHHIPFDHSFTFSRFIPSVSWIPRAFRVTEDEILQISGLDALIIIRLFKFGINFFAVCSLIGLVILLPINYGGQDEPSRVSLSMDSFTISNVIRGSNRLWVHFTCLCFVSFYGLYLLYKEYDAILVKRIQRLRDLRHRPDQFTVLVRQIPLCLEHKGYDCSVDHFFSKYYPKSYHSHQMLYDGKEIENRLKQAKCVTKKIEELRGRSTVKKHGKECLLNDSTTGEDFLKITLLEEKVQEIFHEIRQIQGEHMLKGKELPVAFATFKSRCGAALAAQSQQNSHPLIMITEMAPQPKDVSWRSLAIPLKFMPLYKIGIIVLASLLTIFFAVPVTAVQGIAKFEKLKKWFPPAMAIELIPGVSSILTGFLPSAVLRGFLYIVPLAMLGIAQRGGSISKSKAEIEACNMVFYFLVGNVFFLSLISGSLLDEIGEYVSHPKNYPSHLASAVSAQADFFMTYILTDGLSGFSLEILQPALFLWDSIVLHTCGRGKDENPYLYSLPYYRIIPSVSLSILIGMVYAVVSPFLLPLLVGYFCLGYMVYVNQIEDVYETVYETCGRYWPYIHHYIFIAIILMQITMIGLFGLKSKPAASIATIPLLLMTIAFNEYCKIRFLPTFCHYSIQDASKHDELDQKNGQLKVNYEQASNAYRPPSLQPVTLTVSSLQI, from the exons ATGAAGCCTGGGAGCCTTATAGCATCGGCAACCATTAACTTTGGGCTAGCTTTGATAGTTCTCTCACTCTTCTCCATCTTCAAGAAACAGCCTTCAAATGCCCCCATATACTACGCCCGTCGTCTCTCCAAACGACACCACATTCCTTTTGATcattctttcactttctctcgCTTCATCCCTTCTGTTTCTTGGATTCCTCGGGCATTTCGAGTCACGGAAGACGAAATCCTCCAAATCAGTGGTCTTGACGCTCTCATCATCATCAGACTCTTCAAGTTCGG TATCAATTTCTTTGCGGTTTGCTCGCTTATTGGATTGGTGATACTTCTCCCTATTAATTATGGAGGCCAAGATGAGCCATCAAGGGTCTCCCTTTCCATGGATTCTTTTACCATATCTAATGTTATTAGAGGTTCCAACAG GCTTTGGGTGCATTTCACATGCTTGTGTTTTGTATCTTTCTATGGACTGTACCTTTTGTATAAG GAATATGATGCAATTTTGGTTAAAAGGATCCAACGACTTCGGGACTTAAGACATCGACCTGATCAATTTACTGTTCTTGTGCGGCAAATTCCCTTATGTCTTGAACACAAGGGTTATGACTGTTCTGTCGATCACTTCTTCTCTAAATATTACCCTAAAAGTTATCATTCCCATCAAATGTTATATGATGGAAAAGAGATTGAAAATCGTCTG AAACAGGCAAAATGTGTTACAAAGAAGATTGAGGAATTGAGAGGGAGGTCCACAGTCAAGAAGCATGGGAAAGAATGCTTACTCAATGACTCAACAACAGGAGAAGATTTTCTGAAAATTACCCTGCTTGAGGAAAAGGTTCAAGAAATTTTTCATGAGATTCGCCAGATACAGGGTGAACATATGCTGAAAGGAAAG GAGTTGCCTGTTGCCTTTGCCACTTTCAAGTCCCGATGTGGTGCTGCATTAGCTGCCCAATCTCAGCAGAACTCACATCCGCTTATAATGATCACTGAAATGGCTCCACAGCCAAAGGACGTCTCATGGAGGAGTCTGGCAATTCCGCTTAAATTTATGCCACTTTACAAAATTGGAATCATTGTTTTAGCGTCACTCCTTACGATTTTCTTTGCAGTCCCAGTCACAGCTGTTCAAGGAATAGCtaaatttgagaaattgaagaaatgGTTCCCTCCAGCCATGGCCATAGAGCTAAT ACCAGGAGTAAGCTCCATCCTGACAGGTTTTCTTCCAAGTGCTGTTCTGAGAGGATTTTTATATATTGTTCCCCTTGCAATGCTTGGCATTGCTCAAAGAGGTGGTTCCATCTCAAAAAGCAAGGCAGAGATAGAAGCTTGCAATATGGTTTTCTATTTTCTAGTGGGAAATGTATTCTTTTTGAGCTTGATATCAGGGTCCTTACTTGATGAAATTGGAGAATATGTCTCTCATCCTAAGAACTATCCTAGTCATCTTGCTAGTGCTGTCTCTGCCCAA GCTGATTTCTTTATGACATACATCTTGACAGATGGGCTATCAGGATTTTCGTTGGAGATCCTTCAGCCTGCCTTGTTCTTATGGGATTCTATAGTTTTACATACATGTGGCCGAGGGAAGGACGAGAATCCTTATCTTTATTCACTACCCTATTATAGAATCATCCCTTCTGTCTCCCTATCAATACTGATTGGCATGGTATATGCAGTTGTCTCACCTTTTCTGCTGCCATTGCTCGTTGGCTACTTCTGTCTAGGCTACATGGTTTATGTCAACCAG ATTGAAGATGTATATGAAACCGTTTATGAGACATGTGGACGATATTGGCCGTACATTCATCACTATATATTCATCGCTATAATCCTTATGCAAATTACCATGATTGGCCTATTTGGACTGAAGTCAAAACCAGCAGCTTCCATAGCAACAATTCCTCTCTTATTGATGACTATAGCATTCAACGAGTACTGCAAGATCCGTTTTCTTCCTACATTTTGCCATTACTCTATTCAG GATGCTAGTAAACATGATGAGCTAGATCAGAAGAATGGTCAGCTGAAAGTGAATTATGAGCAGGCCAGCAATGCATACCGCCCACCTAGTTTACAGCCAGTAACCTTAACAGTTTCTTCATTACAAATTTAA
- the LOC110660919 gene encoding CSC1-like protein At3g54510 isoform X2, whose amino-acid sequence MKPGSLIASATINFGLALIVLSLFSIFKKQPSNAPIYYARRLSKRHHIPFDHSFTFSRFIPSVSWIPRAFRVTEDEILQISGLDALIIIRLFKFGINFFAVCSLIGLVILLPINYGGQDEPSRVSLSMDSFTISNVIRGSNRLWVHFTCLCFVSFYGLYLLYKEYDAILVKRIQRLRDLRHRPDQFTVLVRQIPLCLEHKGYDCSVDHFFSKYYPKSYHSHQMLYDGKEIENRLAKCVTKKIEELRGRSTVKKHGKECLLNDSTTGEDFLKITLLEEKVQEIFHEIRQIQGEHMLKGKELPVAFATFKSRCGAALAAQSQQNSHPLIMITEMAPQPKDVSWRSLAIPLKFMPLYKIGIIVLASLLTIFFAVPVTAVQGIAKFEKLKKWFPPAMAIELIPGVSSILTGFLPSAVLRGFLYIVPLAMLGIAQRGGSISKSKAEIEACNMVFYFLVGNVFFLSLISGSLLDEIGEYVSHPKNYPSHLASAVSAQADFFMTYILTDGLSGFSLEILQPALFLWDSIVLHTCGRGKDENPYLYSLPYYRIIPSVSLSILIGMVYAVVSPFLLPLLVGYFCLGYMVYVNQIEDVYETVYETCGRYWPYIHHYIFIAIILMQITMIGLFGLKSKPAASIATIPLLLMTIAFNEYCKIRFLPTFCHYSIQDASKHDELDQKNGQLKVNYEQASNAYRPPSLQPVTLTVSSLQI is encoded by the exons ATGAAGCCTGGGAGCCTTATAGCATCGGCAACCATTAACTTTGGGCTAGCTTTGATAGTTCTCTCACTCTTCTCCATCTTCAAGAAACAGCCTTCAAATGCCCCCATATACTACGCCCGTCGTCTCTCCAAACGACACCACATTCCTTTTGATcattctttcactttctctcgCTTCATCCCTTCTGTTTCTTGGATTCCTCGGGCATTTCGAGTCACGGAAGACGAAATCCTCCAAATCAGTGGTCTTGACGCTCTCATCATCATCAGACTCTTCAAGTTCGG TATCAATTTCTTTGCGGTTTGCTCGCTTATTGGATTGGTGATACTTCTCCCTATTAATTATGGAGGCCAAGATGAGCCATCAAGGGTCTCCCTTTCCATGGATTCTTTTACCATATCTAATGTTATTAGAGGTTCCAACAG GCTTTGGGTGCATTTCACATGCTTGTGTTTTGTATCTTTCTATGGACTGTACCTTTTGTATAAG GAATATGATGCAATTTTGGTTAAAAGGATCCAACGACTTCGGGACTTAAGACATCGACCTGATCAATTTACTGTTCTTGTGCGGCAAATTCCCTTATGTCTTGAACACAAGGGTTATGACTGTTCTGTCGATCACTTCTTCTCTAAATATTACCCTAAAAGTTATCATTCCCATCAAATGTTATATGATGGAAAAGAGATTGAAAATCGTCTG GCAAAATGTGTTACAAAGAAGATTGAGGAATTGAGAGGGAGGTCCACAGTCAAGAAGCATGGGAAAGAATGCTTACTCAATGACTCAACAACAGGAGAAGATTTTCTGAAAATTACCCTGCTTGAGGAAAAGGTTCAAGAAATTTTTCATGAGATTCGCCAGATACAGGGTGAACATATGCTGAAAGGAAAG GAGTTGCCTGTTGCCTTTGCCACTTTCAAGTCCCGATGTGGTGCTGCATTAGCTGCCCAATCTCAGCAGAACTCACATCCGCTTATAATGATCACTGAAATGGCTCCACAGCCAAAGGACGTCTCATGGAGGAGTCTGGCAATTCCGCTTAAATTTATGCCACTTTACAAAATTGGAATCATTGTTTTAGCGTCACTCCTTACGATTTTCTTTGCAGTCCCAGTCACAGCTGTTCAAGGAATAGCtaaatttgagaaattgaagaaatgGTTCCCTCCAGCCATGGCCATAGAGCTAAT ACCAGGAGTAAGCTCCATCCTGACAGGTTTTCTTCCAAGTGCTGTTCTGAGAGGATTTTTATATATTGTTCCCCTTGCAATGCTTGGCATTGCTCAAAGAGGTGGTTCCATCTCAAAAAGCAAGGCAGAGATAGAAGCTTGCAATATGGTTTTCTATTTTCTAGTGGGAAATGTATTCTTTTTGAGCTTGATATCAGGGTCCTTACTTGATGAAATTGGAGAATATGTCTCTCATCCTAAGAACTATCCTAGTCATCTTGCTAGTGCTGTCTCTGCCCAA GCTGATTTCTTTATGACATACATCTTGACAGATGGGCTATCAGGATTTTCGTTGGAGATCCTTCAGCCTGCCTTGTTCTTATGGGATTCTATAGTTTTACATACATGTGGCCGAGGGAAGGACGAGAATCCTTATCTTTATTCACTACCCTATTATAGAATCATCCCTTCTGTCTCCCTATCAATACTGATTGGCATGGTATATGCAGTTGTCTCACCTTTTCTGCTGCCATTGCTCGTTGGCTACTTCTGTCTAGGCTACATGGTTTATGTCAACCAG ATTGAAGATGTATATGAAACCGTTTATGAGACATGTGGACGATATTGGCCGTACATTCATCACTATATATTCATCGCTATAATCCTTATGCAAATTACCATGATTGGCCTATTTGGACTGAAGTCAAAACCAGCAGCTTCCATAGCAACAATTCCTCTCTTATTGATGACTATAGCATTCAACGAGTACTGCAAGATCCGTTTTCTTCCTACATTTTGCCATTACTCTATTCAG GATGCTAGTAAACATGATGAGCTAGATCAGAAGAATGGTCAGCTGAAAGTGAATTATGAGCAGGCCAGCAATGCATACCGCCCACCTAGTTTACAGCCAGTAACCTTAACAGTTTCTTCATTACAAATTTAA
- the LOC110660919 gene encoding CSC1-like protein At3g54510 isoform X3, producing MKPGSLIASATINFGLALIVLSLFSIFKKQPSNAPIYYARRLSKRHHIPFDHSFTFSRFIPSVSWIPRAFRVTEDEILQISGLDALIIIRLFKFGINFFAVCSLIGLVILLPINYGGQDEPSRVSLSMDSFTISNVIRGSNRLWVHFTCLCFVSFYGLYLLYKKQAKCVTKKIEELRGRSTVKKHGKECLLNDSTTGEDFLKITLLEEKVQEIFHEIRQIQGEHMLKGKELPVAFATFKSRCGAALAAQSQQNSHPLIMITEMAPQPKDVSWRSLAIPLKFMPLYKIGIIVLASLLTIFFAVPVTAVQGIAKFEKLKKWFPPAMAIELIPGVSSILTGFLPSAVLRGFLYIVPLAMLGIAQRGGSISKSKAEIEACNMVFYFLVGNVFFLSLISGSLLDEIGEYVSHPKNYPSHLASAVSAQADFFMTYILTDGLSGFSLEILQPALFLWDSIVLHTCGRGKDENPYLYSLPYYRIIPSVSLSILIGMVYAVVSPFLLPLLVGYFCLGYMVYVNQIEDVYETVYETCGRYWPYIHHYIFIAIILMQITMIGLFGLKSKPAASIATIPLLLMTIAFNEYCKIRFLPTFCHYSIQDASKHDELDQKNGQLKVNYEQASNAYRPPSLQPVTLTVSSLQI from the exons ATGAAGCCTGGGAGCCTTATAGCATCGGCAACCATTAACTTTGGGCTAGCTTTGATAGTTCTCTCACTCTTCTCCATCTTCAAGAAACAGCCTTCAAATGCCCCCATATACTACGCCCGTCGTCTCTCCAAACGACACCACATTCCTTTTGATcattctttcactttctctcgCTTCATCCCTTCTGTTTCTTGGATTCCTCGGGCATTTCGAGTCACGGAAGACGAAATCCTCCAAATCAGTGGTCTTGACGCTCTCATCATCATCAGACTCTTCAAGTTCGG TATCAATTTCTTTGCGGTTTGCTCGCTTATTGGATTGGTGATACTTCTCCCTATTAATTATGGAGGCCAAGATGAGCCATCAAGGGTCTCCCTTTCCATGGATTCTTTTACCATATCTAATGTTATTAGAGGTTCCAACAG GCTTTGGGTGCATTTCACATGCTTGTGTTTTGTATCTTTCTATGGACTGTACCTTTTGTATAAG AAACAGGCAAAATGTGTTACAAAGAAGATTGAGGAATTGAGAGGGAGGTCCACAGTCAAGAAGCATGGGAAAGAATGCTTACTCAATGACTCAACAACAGGAGAAGATTTTCTGAAAATTACCCTGCTTGAGGAAAAGGTTCAAGAAATTTTTCATGAGATTCGCCAGATACAGGGTGAACATATGCTGAAAGGAAAG GAGTTGCCTGTTGCCTTTGCCACTTTCAAGTCCCGATGTGGTGCTGCATTAGCTGCCCAATCTCAGCAGAACTCACATCCGCTTATAATGATCACTGAAATGGCTCCACAGCCAAAGGACGTCTCATGGAGGAGTCTGGCAATTCCGCTTAAATTTATGCCACTTTACAAAATTGGAATCATTGTTTTAGCGTCACTCCTTACGATTTTCTTTGCAGTCCCAGTCACAGCTGTTCAAGGAATAGCtaaatttgagaaattgaagaaatgGTTCCCTCCAGCCATGGCCATAGAGCTAAT ACCAGGAGTAAGCTCCATCCTGACAGGTTTTCTTCCAAGTGCTGTTCTGAGAGGATTTTTATATATTGTTCCCCTTGCAATGCTTGGCATTGCTCAAAGAGGTGGTTCCATCTCAAAAAGCAAGGCAGAGATAGAAGCTTGCAATATGGTTTTCTATTTTCTAGTGGGAAATGTATTCTTTTTGAGCTTGATATCAGGGTCCTTACTTGATGAAATTGGAGAATATGTCTCTCATCCTAAGAACTATCCTAGTCATCTTGCTAGTGCTGTCTCTGCCCAA GCTGATTTCTTTATGACATACATCTTGACAGATGGGCTATCAGGATTTTCGTTGGAGATCCTTCAGCCTGCCTTGTTCTTATGGGATTCTATAGTTTTACATACATGTGGCCGAGGGAAGGACGAGAATCCTTATCTTTATTCACTACCCTATTATAGAATCATCCCTTCTGTCTCCCTATCAATACTGATTGGCATGGTATATGCAGTTGTCTCACCTTTTCTGCTGCCATTGCTCGTTGGCTACTTCTGTCTAGGCTACATGGTTTATGTCAACCAG ATTGAAGATGTATATGAAACCGTTTATGAGACATGTGGACGATATTGGCCGTACATTCATCACTATATATTCATCGCTATAATCCTTATGCAAATTACCATGATTGGCCTATTTGGACTGAAGTCAAAACCAGCAGCTTCCATAGCAACAATTCCTCTCTTATTGATGACTATAGCATTCAACGAGTACTGCAAGATCCGTTTTCTTCCTACATTTTGCCATTACTCTATTCAG GATGCTAGTAAACATGATGAGCTAGATCAGAAGAATGGTCAGCTGAAAGTGAATTATGAGCAGGCCAGCAATGCATACCGCCCACCTAGTTTACAGCCAGTAACCTTAACAGTTTCTTCATTACAAATTTAA
- the LOC110660940 gene encoding U-box domain-containing protein 44: MQTCESRSLSELVTELQASAEEVASLAKNSESDKEVFTEFAALLEKFTPVLIELKENCKVMDRPPVRKAVESLEKELRGAKELIKSTGSRSPIKQMEYMTQDLGRSLGLVLFASIDVSPEIKDKVAALHKELMNAKFNTSLSTSPCPSPRPSQESGFVSELDSEREIEEETVTLSIEDVVLQLKYGNDEEFRLALWGLRDFIKDHSIDNEWINNEGVIPILFNRLGSSKPHNRLTIIQMLRILASVNTENKEKMADVESLSLLVKSLTRDVDERREAVGLLLELSEVSAVQRRIGRIQGCIVMLVTMLNGDDSTACHDAGKLLIALSNNTQNALHMAEAGYFKPLVHYLKEGSDMSKILMATAISRIELTDQSRASLGEDGAIEPLVKMFKTGKLEAKLSALNALQNLSMLTENIQRLISSGIVVPLLQLLFSVTSVLMTLREPASAILARIAQSESVLFNKDVAQQMLSLLNLSSPVIQFHVLQALNSIASHSRASKIRKKMKENGAVQLLLPFLTESNLKNRTAALNLLYTLSKDSPEEFMEPLGEYHLNNIVNIISSSTSEGEKAAAIGILSNLPISNKKATYVLKKSNLLPILISIVSSSESTSTPSTSWLMESTAGLFIRFTVPSDKKLQLLSAELGMIPLLVKLLSSGSLVAKCRAATSLAQLSQNSLALRKSRKSRWTCIPHSAEAFCRVHDGYCIVKNTFCLVKAGAISPLIKILEGEEREADEAVLDALATLLQDEIWENGSNYLARMSVFQAILKVLESGNVKAQEKALWILERMFSIEEHRTQHGEAAQMVLIDLAQNGDPRLKSSVAKVLAQLELLQPQSSYF; the protein is encoded by the exons atgcaaacatGTGAGAGCAGAAGCTTGTCTGAGCTTGTAACCGAGTTACAGGCCTCAGCAGAAGAGGTTGCCTCACTGGCAAAGAACTCCGAATCCGATAAAGAAGTTTTTACTGAATTTGCAGCTCTGCTTGAGAAGTTCACACCAGTTCTcatagaattaaaagaaaattgtaaGGTCATGGATAGACCACCAGTTAGAAAAGCAGTTGAATCACTTGAAAAGGAGCTTAGGGGTGCCAAGGAGTTGATTAAAAGCACTGGTTCACGATCACCCATTAAGCAAATGGAATACATGACTCAAGATCTTGGGAGATCTTTAGGCCTTGTGCTCTTTGCTAGTATTGATGTGTCTCCAGAAATCAAAGACAAGGTTGCAGCACTGCATAAAGAATTGATGAATGCCAAGTTTAATACCAGTTTAAGTACAAGTCCATGTCCTAGTCCAAGACCAAGTCAAGAATCAGGGTTTGTGAGTGAACTGGACTCTGAAAGGGAAATTGAGGAAGAAACCGTTACTCTTAGTATCGAAGATGTTGTATTGCAACTTAAGTATGGTAATGATGAAGAGTTTAGGCTTGCACTCTGGGGATTGCGTGATTTTATTAAGGATCATTCTATTGATAATGAGTGGATTAATAATGAAGGAGTTATTCCAATTCTGTTTAATCGGTTAGGTTCAAGCAAGCCTCACAACCGGTTGACTATCATTCAAATGCTAAGAATCCTTGCTTCTGTTAATACTGAAAACAAG GAAAAGATGGCCGATGTTGAATCTTTATCATTATTGGTGAAATCTTTGACACGAGATGTGGATGAACGGAGGGAAGCTGTAGGGCTTTTATTGGAACTCTCAGAGGTTTCTGCAGTCCAGCGACGTATTGGAAGAATTCAAGGCTGTATTGTTATGCTAGTTACTATGCTTAATGGGGATGATTCAACTGCTTGTCACGATGCTGGAAAGTTGTTGATTGCATTGTCAAACAATACTCAAAATGCACTTCATATGGCTGAGGCTGGTTACTTTAAGCCTTTAGTGCATTACCTAAAGGAAG GCTCTGACATGAGTAAGATCCTCATGGCAACagcaatttcaagaattgaacTCACAGATCAAAGTAGAGCTTCCCTTGGTGAAGATGGGGCAATTGAACCTCTAGTCAAAATGTTTAAAACTGGAAAGCTTGAAGCCAAGTTATCTGCACTAAATGCATTGCAAAATTTATCAATGTTGACAGAAAACATACAGCGTCTAATCAGTTCAGGCATTGTAGTACCCTTGCTTCAGCTGCTATTCTCTGTCACATCAGTGCTTATGACTCTTCGGGAGCCGGCATCAGCCATACTTGCAAGGATAGCTCAATCAGAATCTGTTCTGTTTAACAAAGATGTTGCCCAGCAGATGCTCTCACTTTTGAATCTGTCTAGTCCAGTAATTCAATTTCACGTCTTGCAAGCACTCAATAGTATTGCTTCCCATTCTAGGGCatccaaaataagaaaaaagatGAAGGAAAATGGTGCTGTTCAGCTTCTCTTGCCCTTCCTGACGGAGAGTAATCTAAAAAACAGAACTGCTGCCTTAAATTTGCTTTACACTCTTTCTAAAGATTCACCAGAAGAATTTATGGAACCGCTTGGAGAATATCATCTTAATAACATTGTAAATATTATCTCTTCGTCAACATCTGAGGGTGAAAAAGCTGCTGCAATTGGAATACTGAGCAATCTTCCCATTAGTAATAAGAAAGCAACATATGTGCTTAAGAAATCTAACTTGCTGCCCATTCTGATATCAATAGTGAGTTCAAGTGAATCAACTTCAACGCCCTCAACAAGTTGGTTAATGGAGAGCACTGCAGGCTTATTTATTCGCTTTACAGTTCCTTCTGATAAGAAACTACAGCTTCTTTCTGCAGAATTAGGAATGATTCCTTTGCTTGTGAAGTTGCTGTCAAGTGGGTCATTGGTTGCCAAATGTAGAGCTGCAACCTCACTAGCTCAACTGTCACAGAATTCACTAGCTCTAAGAAAGTCCAGAAAATCGAGGTGGACCTGTATACCTCATTCAGCAGAGGCTTTTTGCAGAGTTCATGACGGCTATTGCATTGTTAAGAACACATTTTGTTTGGTCAAGGCTGGTGCTATCTCTCCACTGATCAAAATATTGGAAGGTGAAGAAAGAGAAGCTGATGAAGCCGTGCTTGATGCACTTGCAACTCTCTTGCAAGATGAAATTTGGGAAAATGGAAGCAACTACTTAGCCAGAATGTCAGTTTTCCAAGCAATACTAAAAGTTTTGGAGTCAGGTAATGTAAAGGCTCAAGAAAAGGCACTATGGATATTAGAGAGGATGTTTAGTATTGAGGAACACAGAACACAACACGGCGAAGCGGCTCAGATGGTGCTCATTGATCTTGCGCAAAATGGTGATCCGAGATTAAAATCATCAGTTGCAAAAGTTTTGGCACAGCTAGAGCTCCTGCAACCTCAATCTAGTTACTTCTAA
- the LOC110660919 gene encoding CSC1-like protein At3g54510 isoform X4: protein MKPGSLIASATINFGLALIVLSLFSIFKKQPSNAPIYYARRLSKRHHIPFDHSFTFSRFIPSVSWIPRAFRVTEDEILQISGLDALIIIRLFKFGINFFAVCSLIGLVILLPINYGGQDEPSRVSLSMDSFTISNVIRGSNRLWVHFTCLCFVSFYGLYLLYKAKCVTKKIEELRGRSTVKKHGKECLLNDSTTGEDFLKITLLEEKVQEIFHEIRQIQGEHMLKGKELPVAFATFKSRCGAALAAQSQQNSHPLIMITEMAPQPKDVSWRSLAIPLKFMPLYKIGIIVLASLLTIFFAVPVTAVQGIAKFEKLKKWFPPAMAIELIPGVSSILTGFLPSAVLRGFLYIVPLAMLGIAQRGGSISKSKAEIEACNMVFYFLVGNVFFLSLISGSLLDEIGEYVSHPKNYPSHLASAVSAQADFFMTYILTDGLSGFSLEILQPALFLWDSIVLHTCGRGKDENPYLYSLPYYRIIPSVSLSILIGMVYAVVSPFLLPLLVGYFCLGYMVYVNQIEDVYETVYETCGRYWPYIHHYIFIAIILMQITMIGLFGLKSKPAASIATIPLLLMTIAFNEYCKIRFLPTFCHYSIQDASKHDELDQKNGQLKVNYEQASNAYRPPSLQPVTLTVSSLQI, encoded by the exons ATGAAGCCTGGGAGCCTTATAGCATCGGCAACCATTAACTTTGGGCTAGCTTTGATAGTTCTCTCACTCTTCTCCATCTTCAAGAAACAGCCTTCAAATGCCCCCATATACTACGCCCGTCGTCTCTCCAAACGACACCACATTCCTTTTGATcattctttcactttctctcgCTTCATCCCTTCTGTTTCTTGGATTCCTCGGGCATTTCGAGTCACGGAAGACGAAATCCTCCAAATCAGTGGTCTTGACGCTCTCATCATCATCAGACTCTTCAAGTTCGG TATCAATTTCTTTGCGGTTTGCTCGCTTATTGGATTGGTGATACTTCTCCCTATTAATTATGGAGGCCAAGATGAGCCATCAAGGGTCTCCCTTTCCATGGATTCTTTTACCATATCTAATGTTATTAGAGGTTCCAACAG GCTTTGGGTGCATTTCACATGCTTGTGTTTTGTATCTTTCTATGGACTGTACCTTTTGTATAAG GCAAAATGTGTTACAAAGAAGATTGAGGAATTGAGAGGGAGGTCCACAGTCAAGAAGCATGGGAAAGAATGCTTACTCAATGACTCAACAACAGGAGAAGATTTTCTGAAAATTACCCTGCTTGAGGAAAAGGTTCAAGAAATTTTTCATGAGATTCGCCAGATACAGGGTGAACATATGCTGAAAGGAAAG GAGTTGCCTGTTGCCTTTGCCACTTTCAAGTCCCGATGTGGTGCTGCATTAGCTGCCCAATCTCAGCAGAACTCACATCCGCTTATAATGATCACTGAAATGGCTCCACAGCCAAAGGACGTCTCATGGAGGAGTCTGGCAATTCCGCTTAAATTTATGCCACTTTACAAAATTGGAATCATTGTTTTAGCGTCACTCCTTACGATTTTCTTTGCAGTCCCAGTCACAGCTGTTCAAGGAATAGCtaaatttgagaaattgaagaaatgGTTCCCTCCAGCCATGGCCATAGAGCTAAT ACCAGGAGTAAGCTCCATCCTGACAGGTTTTCTTCCAAGTGCTGTTCTGAGAGGATTTTTATATATTGTTCCCCTTGCAATGCTTGGCATTGCTCAAAGAGGTGGTTCCATCTCAAAAAGCAAGGCAGAGATAGAAGCTTGCAATATGGTTTTCTATTTTCTAGTGGGAAATGTATTCTTTTTGAGCTTGATATCAGGGTCCTTACTTGATGAAATTGGAGAATATGTCTCTCATCCTAAGAACTATCCTAGTCATCTTGCTAGTGCTGTCTCTGCCCAA GCTGATTTCTTTATGACATACATCTTGACAGATGGGCTATCAGGATTTTCGTTGGAGATCCTTCAGCCTGCCTTGTTCTTATGGGATTCTATAGTTTTACATACATGTGGCCGAGGGAAGGACGAGAATCCTTATCTTTATTCACTACCCTATTATAGAATCATCCCTTCTGTCTCCCTATCAATACTGATTGGCATGGTATATGCAGTTGTCTCACCTTTTCTGCTGCCATTGCTCGTTGGCTACTTCTGTCTAGGCTACATGGTTTATGTCAACCAG ATTGAAGATGTATATGAAACCGTTTATGAGACATGTGGACGATATTGGCCGTACATTCATCACTATATATTCATCGCTATAATCCTTATGCAAATTACCATGATTGGCCTATTTGGACTGAAGTCAAAACCAGCAGCTTCCATAGCAACAATTCCTCTCTTATTGATGACTATAGCATTCAACGAGTACTGCAAGATCCGTTTTCTTCCTACATTTTGCCATTACTCTATTCAG GATGCTAGTAAACATGATGAGCTAGATCAGAAGAATGGTCAGCTGAAAGTGAATTATGAGCAGGCCAGCAATGCATACCGCCCACCTAGTTTACAGCCAGTAACCTTAACAGTTTCTTCATTACAAATTTAA
- the LOC131169374 gene encoding uncharacterized protein LOC131169374 produces MATEWVQAGIGGSNSVFRKLELNYKELKFVFPSAERINRGGRVISEIIESCCTHDYTDIILFQEHHGVPDGLIISHLPFGPTAYFGLLNVVGSLSQSLRDTSIYEVEKNGSERNPN; encoded by the exons ATGGCCACAGAGTGGGTTCAGGCTGGAATAGGTGGCTCCAATTCAGTATTTAGGAAACTGGAATTGAACTACAAG GAATTGAAGTTTGTATTTCCCAGTGCAGAAAGAATCAATCGTGGTGGTCGG GTTATTtctgaaattattgaaagttgCTGCACACATGATTATACAGATATCATTTTGTTTCAAGAGCATCATGGTGTGCCTGATGGTTTAATTATAAGCCATTTGCCTTTTGGTCCAACTGCTTACTTTGGATTGCTCAATGTC GTTGGATCATTGTCTCAATCCTTGAGGGATACTTCCATCT ATGAAGTTGAGAAGAATGGATCAGAGCGAAATCCAAATTGa